The DNA window CATAAGCACATATTTTCAACTGCGTAAcggtttttaaaaaagttacatacgtgaattatttatatatatacatatatgcgaTCGCGTGGTAGGGAATTGGCttgtacatgtaaaaaaagtgactTCGAGGAAAACGCATGTACGAGGGTTAAAATGCGGGACAATACtctaacaaaaaaaaaaaaaacattttcctTTCTGCAAAATACGCATTAAAATGCAATTTAGTGGTGAATGGCGAAAGTGCTTACGCTGAGGAGCCGCTTCGCAAAGGAgcgttttcaatttttaaagaagaTTAGCTACAAATGAGAGAAGAACATACATACGgtgtatttatttacatatatacgcagaaaagcgtaaaaaaaaaaaaaaaaaagagaaaatttcTGCGAAGACCGTTGGCAATTGTGATTTGTTAGGTAGAGTTATTTTTCCCaagtaaattaaaattgtacatGTATTTTACATTTGCTTCCGTGAAAGAAGCTAAAAAAGCAGTACTACTCAGAACATTGTATCACTCTTTAGAGCTTTGTGAgtagaaaaaaggggggagcgaCATGCGATCATTGCGTTATGGATgagtaatatatatatacatacgtatagcACATATATTGgactacattttttttcttttttcttttttttctttttttttcttttttttcttttttttccttttttaaaattttttttcttttttttaatttttttaatttttatttgtcgtTTTACCCCGTTGTAAGTCTTGTATATTTCGACAATACATTTGTATTCTCAGCGTAAGATTGattgtcctttttcttttagaAGAAAATAGCAATtatcgataaaaaaaaaaaaaaaatatatttatcgACTTCACTACTAATAAAAAAGCCAACTCGCAATATTAATGTCTAATCTTTTTAAACAGAACGGGGTTTCATATttcaaggaaaaaaactgcaaGGGAAAATTTAActaaccattttttgttcgcGTTGTATAACAGCAATAGTAGTTTAGCTTCACCTATCAAGCACtaataaaagaagaagaaaaaaaaatatataaaataaaaataaaataaagtaaaattaaaaaaaataaaaataaaataaatacaaaataaagtaaaattaaaaaaaataaaaataaaataaatataaaataaagtaaaataaacaagaattttaattttattacttttaaaCAACAATTTGTGCACGATGTCGAGGACcatttccaaatttttcttcgctATGTTATGTGTAGTCTGGTATAAAtagggagagagaaaaaaaaaaaatggaatatgcGACATGATCTGCATATTTGGCATATTATGAGTGCGTTTGAAGTACGCGTGAAGTATGCGTGTGATTTTCTCACCTTTGccaaaaagtggaaaaagaatgtatttatttacgTTTTCATTTACGTGTTCTCCTTCCCCATGAAGCCTCTGCAGCAATGGATACGACACCTTCTTCGGAGAGCCCAGCAGGAACTACGATAGAAAATTGTCAGAAAAGCTTTTAAACGACGAAGGGAACACAACAGTTGGAAGTACCCTAGAAGAGGCAAGTACCCTGGAGGGGGTAGCCGACGCAGGAGAGGAAGGCACCACGGAGCATGGAAGCAGCGCAGATCGCACAGGCAGCATCGGTGGTGGAAGCAGTAGCGATCATGGACGCAGAACAGATCATAGAAGATCTTCCTCAACTCGCAGCAAATTAGAATCCTATTTTTCCAGTGAAGGTCCATCCAATTCAAGGCATCCAGAGCGTTTCAGCCTTGAAGATAGATTAAAGAAGGAGTGGAACGACCTAGCTATTAtcgaaacaaaaaattggttTAATGTGATCATAGGAATTTGTGATACCCTAATTACAGAATACGATTCTTACAACGTTGTTGACGATAAGGTCAGGAGTTGGACCAACTTAATCAAAATGTTAACAACTTTCCGAGAAGCAGAAATTAACGAAAGcaatatcattttttcaaaatttttggattacgtgagagaaaaaagacaTGACAAACCAAGTGATTGTTTaactgaagaagaagaaagcatCTGGAATGATATCAAACTATTAAAGCAGCAAAAAGATATTGAGTGGAAGAAATATCACGTGGGAACTTGGAAATATTGGTTCCAGATGGAATTCCCAACGGCTAATCTGAGAAAGAATGAGTAAGCCATCGTACAAGTAACTAATTGGTGGTTTCTTGAAATAGAAATTTTGAATAGTGCACAGATGGTGTCACAtgcgtgtatatgtatatttatttgaagTTCCTTTTCTTATTAAAACTTTTTCGTTGAAGATTTTTGGTGGTAGGCGTTTCTTTATGAGGTAGGGGGCgggtgtttttttgtttcatttgactgagaagaaaaaggaggattCCCCGTCTGCgtgtgtatataaatataattatgtatatgtgtaattAGGTGTATGTGTAATTTATATGGGCATGCAAAAGACCTGGATGACTCATCTCAACACAGAAAACGAGcagaacaaaaaa is part of the Plasmodium cynomolgi strain B DNA, chromosome 1, whole genome shotgun sequence genome and encodes:
- a CDS encoding hypothetical protein (putative), which produces LCSNGYDTFFGEPSRNYDRKLSEKLLNDEGNTTVGSTLEEASTLEGVADAGEEGTTEHGSSADRTGSIGGGSSSDHGRRTDHRRSSSTRSKLESYFSSEGPSNSRHPERFSLEDRLKKEWNDLAIIETKNWFNVIIGICDTLITEYDSYNVVDDKVRSWTNLIKMLTTFREAEINESNIIFSKFLDYVREKRHDKPSDCLTEEEESIWNDIKLLKQQKDIEWKKYHVGTWKYWFQMEFPTANLRKNE